aattttttttcatctctgtGGACCTATATGGGGACATGTTAGAAACAAAGAGCATTTTATGGTGTTGTGACTTGTGAGTTTTCATGGTTCTGTGCTCTGTAGGGAGCATACTTGTGACTCTATTATATGCTTGAGAAACTGATATTTTAATTGTGATGTGGCGATTAATGATAACTTATGTTTTGTACATGATTTATAAGTGAATTAACTTCataaaatgtaaataaattctgtaaaatattattaaatgctaaaatatttcaatttaaaacatGCCTGTAAATGTATAAGGTGGAATAACAAAAACTGCAAAAGGATAGGTTATATCTTAAAGATTGTTCGTAAATGCTGTAGCTTTATTGACTTTTACTTCTGAAAGTTGGGCTGTACCTCATACTTGTCAACTGGGAAAGCTTGATCTTGATTCGTGTTATGCAATGGATGAATCAGTGTTTTCCACAGCTTGTGGCCAGCTTTGAGCATGTTTGTGCAACTGGGCTTGATCTTGGGGGAGAAGGCTTAGAGTCTAAGTTCTCAAAGAACTTCTAAAATCATTAGAAAGACGTCATCTTTTCTGTCATTAGGATTGAAAGGTGGACAGTGGGATCAGATTCATAGGGTTGTGATGCCAATCTCATGCTACCCATCAGATTAACATTGAAAATTGACCCCTTTCAGCCACATTAAACATACAGCTGTGCTATTTGCCCATATTCGGATCTCGATCCAGACAGTCTTCTAAAAAGTTTGCTGGAGTTGGTGTGCCTTTGTGAAAGCAGAAGCAGTTGCTGCAAAGTATTTTAATTGCTCTCTTACTTGGATTGTCACTTCCTCAGGATACGTTGTTGGCAATACATGACATGACGTcggtatttttaaatttcttgatgcCTAAAAAATCACCTGTGGAGAGAGCCCAGCAAACTTTAAAGTTATGTGAACCAAAGCTCACAACTTGCTGTAGAAAAATTTCCCGAGGGCAGCCTTTATTTACAGGGTAAAAGTTCCCTTTTCTGGACCATGGACCTAAATTGTCTGAATATGCTGGAAGAATTTAATGACTTAGCTTTACTTACCAACTTTTTACTGGCCCAATAAAAAACTGCCAGGCACAGATTTGGGTAGGCaaaataatctctctctctaagagAGATGTGTTTTTATAGACATGCAGGTGCATAAACATGTGCATATATCTGCTTGTGCTTGTGCGTGGTCTAGATGGtaattaaatttcttttgtgtaCATGGTTGGCCAGAAATATGTATGCTATATAGTCAGTTTTAGGCCTTCAATATGTTTTGCAGTAACAATAGTTTTTTGTTTGGCATAGCAGGGCTACTATGGCTGGAGTTTTAGAGAAATTCTTACTGGCATCAATGTTTATGTGGTTGATTCCCATTGCAGTTTTATATGGTTTCAACCATAATCTATttccaggtaagtatatctttTTGCAACATGGTCTGCAGTAAGCTGATTGATAGAACTATCATAGAGAAAAGCCCCCCAGTTTATATCATTGATTACTTTATGCGCATCTCTTGCAAGGTCAATAATTTAGAAGGAATTGGCTGTAAGTTTTGTGATCAATGTAGAGTCTAACCTCCATTTGTGATATCTGTGTTGGTCTTGCATTCGGTTTCTGTTTGCCTTGATAATGGTTGTAGTGGGTTTGTATAGCTAGACTCGTGTATGCCTTGATGAGTTTCAGATTGTGGCAAGTAGGTGTTCTTGCATCCTTTTGAAATGGACCCTCATAGGTTCCCATACATTCTTCGGGCCTTGCAAATTTATTTCTCAGCCTTCAGTCTGGGGATAccttttgtagtttttttttttttttttttttttttttggtggggggtGGTGTTGGTGAATTGGTTCTGCTAATCTCAGACCAAGACTTGAGTGATTCCAGGCATATTCTTTTGTTGTAGTTTCGCAGTCATTTCCTTTAATTGTTGGAGCAGACAGACAATATTAGATTTGCAGTTTTTACTTGTTATCATCATTGTCTTTCTTGTAAATCATTTATTATAAGGctgtgaaaatgattttccaccAAAATCTTCTGATTGGCATGAGAAGGAAAGATAAAAGCAAATAAGCTATTCCTTGTTTTAATTGTGCTAGTATGCCTGACTATTGTCTCATGCATGTGCTTACCTTTAGAAATAGAATACCTCAAAGAAGAATTCCCTAATGCCTCTTATAGTAGAACATATGCTTTCTTTTAGTTGTCTAACTTCAATATTAACTACTTACTCCAAATATGGTTATGTGGGTAGTAATGTAGTGTGCCAAATTCTTTGAGCTTGTGACTTTGACTTTGTAGTTGAAGTTTAGGATGATTTCTCAAATTGTGCGATCGAAGAGGGAATATTCTTCTGATACTACTAAACTTTCATCCTGGTCTTGTAATGTCATGGTGTGGACATGGGAAGATGAAGTAAAGCATATCAATTGGCCacttatttccttttctccatAAAACTGCCAATACATAGTGTCAAATCAGCTGAACATGAACAAGTTTGCAGCATTATAACTGTGAAGGATATTTTAGAAATATCAACTCATTGTTGGGTTAAGGTGATTTCTATCAGACATAGCTTGtatgtttttttgttgaattgtAATCAGATGTCCTTGTTTTAGTCTAGAGGTTGACTATCAGGTGCTAGTGTCAGAAAATGAACTGGCCCCAATTGCTTAGCATGTATCCTCTCTAGTCAAGCTTGTGACTTCCACCATGATTGTTATGTTATTCTGTGATTTAAATTAAAGCTAGGTTTTGTCCTTGCAAACTTGTCTCTGGAATTTTGAGGATCAATTTAGCATTTTCTgtgattctaatttctttagAGGCTAGGTTAAGAATTTTTTAGTCCTGGTAAGGAAGAAATTTCAGTTACATTTGATATCTGAAGGATGCAATCAAATTGGTCATAGATGGGTAAAGATGTTATATACatctttctttggtttttttccccttattccTCATATGAAGAAACGTGGTTTGGGTGAACAATTACGTTTACACCTCAGCCAACAACAAAATTTGTCTTCATGGGGAAATTTACTGTATGTCATGGTTGTGCTCAAACCTGGTCACTTCCAGATGCAACCTTTGGGAAAGTTCTTCTGCAATTTTTGCTCTTGCTCTTCTGATCATGCTAATTTTTTGGGACTTGATGCTTGGGTCCATCATGAGCGCACATTTCCTATTAAATGTTTCTTGTTCTTGCATTGCACATGTTGCTTGTTTAATCAAACTCACTGCAGGCCAAATAGAAAGTTTGTGTTTTCGGTTGTCAacatttcctttcccttttctggAGCAGGTTCAAGCGATTTATCTCCTCATTCTCTGACACTGTGGAGTGGATTACTTGCTGTTATATCAGTCAATGTTGTGATTGGGTTCTATATATACTTGGCAATGAAGGAGCCCTCAGATAAGCATGAACCAGATCCTGCATTTCTTGCGCAGGCAAGAGCTAGCATCCAAAAGCCTATAGAATCGACTGAAGGTCCCTCTCAACCACGTGAAAAGGACGAGTAGAATCATCATCCTAAAAGCTCATACTTCGCTACCTGCCATTGAGATCTCTCCTGGTTAGCACGATAAACTCATACCTCAATGGAGGCCAAGAATGAAGTTCTTCTAGAATACTGATGGTCTAGCAGATACCCTTCCGAatggtttttggttttgtccTTGTGAGAAATCTGCTTTTTTGAACAATCAATCATGTTTAATAGTGTAGAACTATTTAAATATgtcactccttttttttttgtgtgtctaAACCACTTTATCTTGTAACCTATGCTCGTGAGAATCGGCTTGATAATGTTGGGTCGGCATAGCTCCCAGGTTGGACCAGCCAGTTGCAACCGCGTACCTAGTAGTAAAAGGATTGGTGGTTTTCCACGAGACGAACTGCAGAAAAGCCCCTACCAAATTGTGTAGACAATATCTTGCGCGAAGAGATATCTGAGCTACTAATATTCTAATGAAGTTATGGCGACGAGCTTGCTCAACTTTTGACATTATAACAACGGTGATGGATTAGTTATCACCTAGTAGTAACATTCGATAATGGGCAATAACTGTCAAAGAAAGTCGTTAGCACTGGTTGTCCGGTCTTCGCTCTTTCACCAATGAAAGAAAAGACATCCATCATTTTGAAATGctcatgagagagagagccttGTTATCCATTTCACTCTTTTAGCAGCACAATAGATGGATAAACAAAACGacacaaaaatattagattagaaaAGTTTTGAGCTTAATCATTGATGCGACTGAGGGTGGATACCTGCATCATGTTCGAAAATTTATGATAACTGTCTCAAAAGAGAGCGGTATATTTTCCACTtcaaatatttgacaaaaaaagaaaaaaattgtaagcTCCTCAAATTTTTGTCTAACATAAAAAGATATGTATCTATCATgcttaaatataaattttcttacacaattcttattctttttttatccgTGATATGTGAATAGACACGTgactaaaaaattcaaagtcaagcccATGCATCTAGCTAAAAAAATCCTTGGGGTTATTCTATTTAGATGATTCTCTGGCTATTTCTCTGTACCTACCAACTAGATGTAGCGGTTCTTCATCATAAAAACGAGCATAAATGTTGTGGCTGATTGGTGATTGAATATAATTAAGTACTTGCCAAATATGGAATTGCGGTCCTTGTTGATATGCGTGAACCAGATCCCGCATCTCTTGCGTAGGCGAGAGCTAGCATCCAAAAGTCGATAAGAGTCAACTCAAGGTCTCTCTCAACCACGTGAGAGAGACGAATAGACTCATTCTAAAGCTCATAGTTCTCTGACTGCTATTGAGGTATCTCCTGGTTAGCACGATAAATTCATAGCTAAATGAAGGCCAAGGATGAAGTTCTCTAGCGTGACAAAGGTCCAGGAAATACCCTACGGAATGGTTGTTACTTTGTTTTCGTAAGGAATCTGCCTTTCTGAACAATCGATCTcatgttcgaccaaaaaaagttccaaaaaaaaaaaaaaaaaaaacaacaatcgATTTCATGTTTAATTGTGAGCGCTAGGTGTTCCTAGTGTCCATGTCAGGGATCATATTCTCTTAACAACATTTTTGTACTTGCTTGTACCTAGTTGAAACACGGCAGATTAGATCTAAATCCTTACAGTAGATATGTATCCACCTTCGGTTTTCGGTACTAGTGgaattatttgcattttcaaagaATAGTATTATCATCGCTATATAATATTGATGCCAAGTAGAGGTCCTAGACGTGATTAATCTGCTGTAAATTGTGAAGAAGTGGCTTCTTTCAGTTTGTTTTTGACTTCACTTAAACGTCTGAGCGCCTCGACGTAACCTCTTCAAATGTATTGCCCCACCTAAACTAACCCATATCTGGCCAGAAACACGTTGGTTTAGTTTGGAATTAGATCCTAttcaattcttcaatgtccGATGTATCACTGCTGAAACTCCATGAGCGATTCACTGTTTCCAGCTTAATCATGGATGCGACTCAAGGCGTACAAGTCTTCAGATATTCCTGATAAAAATCTTAGAGGAGAGTGGAAAATTTCCTACATAAAAATGtttcacataaaaaaattgtagGCTTGGTTCAAACTTTTTGCTGAACATTAGAGATGAAAGATTCGGATCTATTTAAGTGGGGGTCCCAGCGGTGGGTTACTGGGCCAGTCTCCCCCAACGTATAGTTAGTGTTGTACTCCCGGTGCTATGCTCCCGAAAGTGAGCTAGGCCAGTGAGCTAGGCCAGATTctcggcataaaaaaaaaaagattcgaaTCTATTTCATACTTAAAGATAAATAATCTTGCACATGCTTATACTTTTTCTCTATTCGTCTTTTGCATGATGAGATGGATATACACGTGACCACATAACAGGAATGGACTATTATGCATCAAAGTCGAAGCCATGCACTTTTCTAGAACAACCCTTTCGGATTACCCTATTTAGTTGATTCTATCACTATATATCTGTACGTACCAACTAGATGTTGCTGTTcttcataataaaaatgagCATAAGGATTTGAGTTAATGATAACTCCGCAACCATTATGGATTGATGACCGGACATAATTAAGTTCTTGTCATATGTGGAATCGTGGTCGTTATTGatatgttttaataatataattggtAAGATTTTGATAGTCGTTAATTACTTTTCTACTTTGCGAATTAAATAACCATTGCTTATATATCCTATTAAGTGGTTGTTTGAAAGTTATTGTTAGTGATGGTCATCAAACAAACTAAATATCATCAAGCGTTGAGATTTTGCTTATTAGAATTCAATGGATTAATCTCACGTATAGTTTCAATATGGGATTATGAAATCACTCCATGTTGAGTAAGTTCAAGACTTGGAATATGGAACTTATCCTGTCGAGACCAGTTCCCAAATTTTGGAACTTGTAATCACCGTGCAAACCCAAGGATTGACCTTGAAATCAACCCTATTGGTCTagttttgttcttcaatttgatcAGGTTTCTCACCAAGAATTGGGAACCGGATTAGAATTGGCTGGGTAGGGTCGGTTCAGTTTGGTTCTAGGGTCTACTCTAGATTGATGCTCACTAGATTCTATGATTTTCTCCGCTTGTTTGGAGAGAtgattataaataattaaattgtgtCATTcacaaaacataaaatattttgtgaGAGCTACTCTTCTATAAAGAGCGAGGTATTGTAATATATTTGGGGAATCCAATGTTTCGGCTAACATGATAGCATATTCCATAACTCTCCTTTTTTGGAGAGTATTCACTACCTAAGTCATTGAAGATgtttttttgaccaaaagctACATAAACACATATTACATTTTGACTTTGTTGAGTAtatggcctttttcttttcttattggaTTTGAAGTCTCCCCAAGCTGATTAGGAGCGTTTGATCCGGAGTCACCAAAGTCCCCCAATACATGAAagcaagagaaggaaagaaaaaaatctagcATAAGAGACTGAGGGGGAGACACAGAGGAGGGGCAGTTCCGAAATAACACGCCAACTCGGAGGGTAATCGAGAGAAAGGGAAACTTGTGGCGGGAGATCTGCAttcatttcatttccataaCTAGAGAGGTGAAGAGGATTGTGCTTTGGACATTCTCCGTCATTTCATGAGTGCAGTACATCGGAGTTGCAGAGGCCCTTCCattctctccccctccctccctccctccctccgtagttcttcttctccttctctcttcttcatcatctttgcTGCTTCCCTGATCGTTAGAAATCATCGTCAGTTTAATAATTGCACATCGTCTCCCATCAGAAGGTGTCGCCTTATGTCACGGCGACAACGACTATAACGGAGTAAAAAGGAAAACGCTGACTAGAGATGGAAAAACAAGGTCTAGGGTGTGGACTGGAGATGGCGGCGTTGGATGATATCATTAACAGGTTGTTGGATTTCAGGAGCAGAAGCGCGCAGGAGCAGTTCCTGCTCACCGAGGCTGAGATCAGCCAGCTCTGCCTTGCCTCTCGCGACGTCTTCCTTGAACAGTCCAATCTCCTTGAGCTCGAAGGCCACCTCAAGATCTTAGGTTATCAATTATGATCTTATCTTATCTAATCTCTTTCTTTCTGTGCATCTTTGAGACGCACCACTACGAAGCTCTTGATTTTGCATCTTGCGGTGTTTGGTTCCTGTGTTGTTGCTGTGGTTCTTTTGAGCAGTTTTGGTTAAGGTTTCGGTTTTGTTTTTGGAGCTGCTATATTTGGTGACCTAAACTATGAAAGGTTGAGCTGTTTGATTAGTTTGAGGGATAATTAGGCCTTGAGATCCAATCTAGGAACTCAGCGAGGGAAGTAAAATGGCatttgatttggattttgattAGTGGTCAGGTTTTTGAGTTCTCTCCTTGATGGTGGGTTAGAATGTGATGCGATGTTTGTTGAGACAGACTTTTTTGTCATCGAAGAAAAATGTCTAATCCTCCTATAACTTTAAGCAGATCGCATTTTCTAATGTATGAGGTCTATTAAGGTTGGGGCATATATAAGCTTCACCAAAAGCAACTACCCTTTTTACCTTTGCAGGGTTAGATCCATCTTCCTTATATCATTGTGCTCCATTTGGTATGAAATCATGGGGAAATATTCACAATTTTCAAGCCTTCTGTCACTGAGGTTAAGAATGACTGTTGGATGAAGTTTTCATGTTGTGCACTGTACATTCCTTTTCTGCACTATGAGACTATTTGTCAACCGTATTTCATGTGTTTTTGCTTGATCGAGCCATTTACTGCATACTCTCTTTTTCCAGGTGACATTCATGGGCAGTATTCTGATCTTCTGAGGTTTTTTGAACTTGGAGGTTTCCCTCCTCATGCCAATTATGTATTTCTTGGAAATTACGTGGATCATGGCAAGCAAAGTCTGGAGACAATCTGCCTTCTGCTGGCCTACAAAATTAAGTTCCCTgagaatttcttccttttacGTGGAAATCATGAGTGTGCATCCATGAATCGGATATATGGATTTTATGATGAATGTAAACGCCGCATGACAGTTACTGTTTGGAAGAAGTTCATTGATTGTTTCAACTGTCTTCCAGTGGCCGCTGTCATAGAGAGCAACATACTATGCATGCATGGTGGCCTTTCCCCcaagttaaaaaatttgaatcaaattagaGGCTTGCAGCGCCCAAGTGAAGTTCCATATCGTGGTCTCCTCCACGATTTGCTTTGGTCAGATCCTGATAAGGATGTCAAAGGCTGGGGAATGAAAGATCAAGGCACTTCATATACCTTTGGCCCAGATAGATTGTCTAAATTCTTGAAAAAGCATGATCTGGACCTTCTTTGTCGTGGCCACCAGGTTAATGATATATTAatgctttcttcttttggtgcTTTTAGCCACAGAAAGAGCAGCATCATTAAC
This region of Eucalyptus grandis isolate ANBG69807.140 chromosome 8, ASM1654582v1, whole genome shotgun sequence genomic DNA includes:
- the LOC104416909 gene encoding serine/threonine-protein phosphatase PP1 isozyme 3 yields the protein MEKQGLGCGLEMAALDDIINRLLDFRSRSAQEQFLLTEAEISQLCLASRDVFLEQSNLLELEGHLKILGDIHGQYSDLLRFFELGGFPPHANYVFLGNYVDHGKQSLETICLLLAYKIKFPENFFLLRGNHECASMNRIYGFYDECKRRMTVTVWKKFIDCFNCLPVAAVIESNILCMHGGLSPKLKNLNQIRGLQRPSEVPYRGLLHDLLWSDPDKDVKGWGMKDQGTSYTFGPDRLSKFLKKHDLDLLCRGHQVVEDGYEFFADGELVTIFSAPNFCSERDNVGAMMNVDENLVCSFQVLKPADRAANSSDNDGTIAVTSPPKLQSYPRENWLGKIRSVRLLGLDWPVAHPYIIVKGSAVFHKTNFRKAHAELSGASFVRRDFKATSILVRL
- the LOC104414058 gene encoding uncharacterized protein LOC104414058, yielding MAGVLEKFLLASMFMWLIPIAVLYGFNHNLFPGSSDLSPHSLTLWSGLLAVISVNVVIGFYIYLAMKEPSDKHEPDPAFLAQARASIQKPIESTEGPSQPREKDE